Below is a genomic region from Selenomonadales bacterium.
GACGTAACTGGTGTATCGAAAGGTAAAGGTTTTGCCGGCGGTATTAAACGTCATAACTTTAGACGTGGACCAATGGGACACGGCTCTAAATCGCATCGTGAACCCGGTTCTATCGGACCGATGATCAGCGGCGGCGGCGGTAAAGTCTTCAAAGGCAAAAAACTGCCGGGTCGTATGGGAGCTGACAAAGTAACGGTACAGCGTTTGACCGTTGTACGCATTGATCCAGAGCGCAACCTTATTTTGATTAAGGGTGCTATTCCCGGACCGAAAGGTAGCTTTGTAGTGATCAAAAATACTGTGAAGCCGAAACATTAAGTTCGGGACTTCCGAACATCGAAAGGAGGATGTGCTATATGCCTAAAGTAGCATTATACAATATTGCCGGAGAAACTACCGGTGAAGTTGAATTAAATGAAAATATATTCGGCGTAGAAGTAAACGAAGCTTTGGTACATCAAGCAGTTGTTATGCAGCTCGCTAACCAGCGCCTCGGTACTCACGCTACAAAAACGAGAGGTCTTGTACGCGGTGGTGGCCGTAAACCTTGGAGACAAAAAGGTACGGGTCGCGCACGTTGCGGTAGCTCCCGCTCCCCGATCTGGGTTGGCGGTGGTACGGTATTCGGACCGCAGCCTCGCTCCTATGCGTTCAGCATGCCGAAGAAACAGCGCCGTTTGGCAATCAAATGTGCATTGTCTTCGAAAGTGAACGATCAGGAAATCTTCGTTGTTGATTCGATTAATTTCGATCAGCCGAAAACGAAAAATGTCGTAAAAATGCTCAGCGACTTCAATGCTGAAGGTAAAGCTCTCATTATTACGGCAGACGCGATTGAAAATGTTGAAAGATCCGCAAGCAATATCCAGGGTGTTAAAGTAATC
It encodes:
- the rplD gene encoding 50S ribosomal protein L4, with product MPKVALYNIAGETTGEVELNENIFGVEVNEALVHQAVVMQLANQRLGTHATKTRGLVRGGGRKPWRQKGTGRARCGSSRSPIWVGGGTVFGPQPRSYAFSMPKKQRRLAIKCALSSKVNDQEIFVVDSINFDQPKTKNVVKMLSDFNAEGKALIITADAIENVERSASNIQGVKVITSMGLNVYDLLHYTKIFVAQDAISRIEEVLA